TTTCTGAATCGGGTCCTCGAGTTCCAGAGTTACAGGCATCTGACCATGAACCGACTGGTAGCCAAGATCATGTAATTTGTTATGCAATACCGTAATATCAGAATAACCAATGATCCATTTTGGATTTTCTGCAAAACCACTAAAATCCAGATCATCAATGATCCTGACGGTGCCATATCCCCCTCTTGCAGCCCATATCGCTTTGATACTCGGGTCATCAAGGGCTTTTTGAAGATCGGACAGCCTTTCCTCATCCGTACCTGCAAAAGTATTGTCCTCTGAAAGTAAATGATTCCCGAAAAATACGACAAGTCCCCAGTGATTCGCCAGTTCTATTCCTGCATCAACGGCGCTTCTGTCTTTAATTTTTCCCGCAGGTGCCAGGATAATAATGGTATCCCCTTTTTTTAAACTTGGAGGCTTTACAAGATCTCTGGTAATCATCATTTCTTCATCATTCTGAGCCTGAACCTGTTGTGCTATGACCACAAACAAACACAGGAAAAAAGTGATATGTCTTTTCATAAAAATCATAAATTAATTTTCGATAAAAGTATAATTTAAAAACGATATAGAACTCGCTCCTTGAAGTTCAAACAGAAAGGATTTGATAATTTAAAATAAAGAGGGTCATGTTTTCCCTTTTTCTTACTTTTGTGGTCTTAATTTTATGACATGCAAGATCCAAAAAGATATACAATAACAGCCGCTTTGCCTTATACCAATGGCCCGGTACATATTGGCCATTTAGCAGGGGTTTATGTTCCTGCTGATATTTATGCCCGATACCTAAGGTTAAATGATAAGGAAGTTGCTTTTGTCTGTGGTTCTGACGAGCATGGGGTGCCAATTACTTTAAAAGCGAAGGCAGAGGGGACAACGCCGCAGGCGGTAGTTGATAAATACCATGAAATCATTAAAAAATCTTTTCAGGAATTTGGAATCACCTTTGATAATTATTCAAGAACCTCAGCTAAAATTCATCACGAAACTGCTTCTGAGTTTTTTAAGGATCTATACAAGCATGGAAAGTTTATCGAAG
This DNA window, taken from Lutimonas zeaxanthinifaciens, encodes the following:
- a CDS encoding S66 peptidase family protein, with product MKRHITFFLCLFVVIAQQVQAQNDEEMMITRDLVKPPSLKKGDTIIILAPAGKIKDRSAVDAGIELANHWGLVVFFGNHLLSEDNTFAGTDEERLSDLQKALDDPSIKAIWAARGGYGTVRIIDDLDFSGFAENPKWIIGYSDITVLHNKLHDLGYQSVHGQMPVTLELEDPIQKESIHSLYRALFGKKMQYKIPSSKFNRMGKSTGQLVGGNLSIVYSMLASDTNLNMQGKILFIEDVGEALYHIDRMMVSLKRAGYFKGCKGIVVGDFKLKPNESNPFGKSLEEIVLEAAEGTDFPIVFDFPAGHLDDNRSLLLGSYVDIQANKNRAKIKFE